A stretch of Candidatus Methylomirabilis tolerans DNA encodes these proteins:
- a CDS encoding DUF4926 domain-containing protein has translation MIVALETVVLTHDVPERGLQKGDVGAVVHRYVDKGAYEVEFVTAEGKAVAVLTLTEGDIRPMSSG, from the coding sequence GTGATTGTGGCGCTGGAGACAGTCGTACTTACCCATGATGTTCCTGAGCGCGGCCTGCAGAAGGGCGACGTTGGGGCGGTGGTGCACCGGTACGTTGACAAGGGGGCGTATGAGGTTGAGTTCGTCACGGCCGAAGGAAAAGCGGTTGCCGTCCTCACGTTGACGGAAGGGGACATACGCCCGATGAGCAGCGGTGA
- a CDS encoding cobalamin B12-binding domain-containing protein yields MEAKVEKKIRVLIAKPGLDGHDRGAKVIARAFRDAGMEVIYTGLRQTPEMIVSAAIQEDVDAIGMSCLSGAHMYLFPKVMELLKERGVDDILVFGGGTIPTEDITKLKAAGLSTIFTPGTTTTEAIAFVKDHVRRKA; encoded by the coding sequence ATGGAAGCGAAGGTGGAAAAGAAAATCCGGGTCCTGATCGCGAAGCCGGGCCTTGACGGGCACGATCGGGGTGCCAAGGTCATCGCCAGGGCCTTCCGCGACGCCGGGATGGAGGTGATCTACACCGGACTCCGGCAGACACCGGAGATGATCGTGAGTGCGGCCATCCAGGAGGATGTGGACGCTATCGGGATGTCCTGTCTGTCCGGGGCTCATATGTACCTATTCCCAAAGGTCATGGAGTTGCTCAAAGAACGCGGGGTTGATGACATCCTCGTCTTCGGTGGCGGCACAATCCCCACGGAAGACATCACGAAACTGAAAGCAGCCGGGCTCTCCACTATCTTTACGCCCGGTACGACCACGACCGAAGCGATCGCATTTGTAAAGGACCACGTACGGCGGAAAGCCTGA